CTGTTAACCTGGTAGGCACCGGGCTCCATGCTGTCCCCCAGATTCAGCAGATTCATGTCCAGCAACGGGCGCAATACGGTGTCGAACTCACCCTGTTGGTTGGTCTGAAACCCGGCGAAATGTCGCCGCTGCTCCTCCATGCGCGCGGTGTAGGCCCGCAAAATTCGCCTTCGCACCACATCGTGTACGCCTTCAGCCAAAATCGTTAATTCATCAATCGGTTGCATATTCTCTCCGTCTGCTCATTTCAGCGATAAAGGCAGGGTAAGGAATCGCCCGGTTGGCGAGCGCGGCTGTTCAGCGTGGAAATACGGCGAAATGCGGGAGAGAGGGAGCTGACGTCGGCAACGAGGTCAGTTAGCGGGTCATCCGGCGTGCAAGTGACCGGTTTCACAGTTCATTCCAAACCAAAACCATGAAGAGTGACTAAACAGTCACTCCTGCTTCCGTTATGGGAACACGTTACCGTGAGCCTGCTCAAAACTATTAAAAAATCTCTTCGATCCAGATAATGAAATGGCATTTCAATTATTGAATTGTTCGATTTTTACACTAAGACTGAGTTTGGCTGCCGACATACTTTGATATTTCTTACCAATGCATGCCGTTTTCAGCCTCAATACGGGCGCAGGGAATAACACATGCCCACAACATATTTATGGTTTAGAGAAAAGGAACACACGCTATGAAATCACTGATTACCCCGATTACCGCTGGACTGCTACTGGCGCTCAGCCAACCGTTGCTGGCCGCCACCGACACCGGTGGCTACGCCGTTACGGCAGGGGGCAACGTTACCGGTGCCGTCAGCAAAACGGCGACGTCGATGCAGGATATCGTCGATATCATCGCCGCGGCCCGTCTGGATGCTAACGGTAAAAAGGTGAAAGGCGGCGCGTACCCGCTGGTCATCACCTATACCGGTAACGAAGATTCGCTGATCAACGCCGCGGCGGCCAATATCTGCGGCCAGTGGAGCAAAGACGCCCGCGGCGTGGAAATCAAGGAATTCACCAAAGGCATCACCATCATCGGCGCCAACGGTTCTTCCGCCAACTTCGGTATCTGGATTAAGAAATCCTCCGACGTGGTGGTGCAAAACATGCGTATCGGCTACCTGCCGGGCGGCGCTAAAGATGGCGATATGGTCCGCGTTGACGATTCGCCGAACGTCTGGGTTGACCACAACGAACTGTTCGCCGCCAACCATGAATGCGACGGCACGCCGGACGGCGACACCACCTTTGAGGCCGCGGTGGATATCAAGGGAGCTTCGGATTACGTCACCGTATCCTACAACTACATCCACGGCGTGAAGAAAGTCGGTCTGGACGGTTCCAGCAACAGCGACACCGGTCGCAACATCACCTATCACCATAACCGCTACAACGACGTCAACGCCCGCCTGCCGTTGCAGCGCGGCGGCCTGGTGCACGCTTACAATAACCTGTACAGCAACGTGACCAGCTCCGGCCTGAACGTGCGCCAGAACGGTCAGGCGTTAATCGAAAGCAACTGGTTCGAAAACGCGGTGAACCCGGTGACGTCCCGTTATGACGGCAAGAACTTCGGCACCTGGGTGCTGAAAAACAACAACATCACCAAACCGGCCGACTTCTCTACCTACAGCATCACCTGGACGGCGGACACCAAGGCTTACGTCAACGCGGACAGCTGGACCTCCACCGGGACTTTCCCGACGGTGGCCTACAGCTACAGCCCGGTGAGCGCACAATGCGTGAAGGACAATCTGGCTAACTACGCCGGCGTGGGCAAGAACCTGGCAACGCTGACCAGCGCAGCCTGTAAATAATCCGGCAGCGAAGGCCAGGCATGAAAAGCAGCCCGGCTGACGCCCTATCACCGAGCGGGCCACACGCCCGCTCTTTTTTTGCGGCACGTATTACGCGTGGTCGCTATAAGTCCGATGCGGAATAAGTCCGATGCGGAATAAGCCTGATACGGAACGCTACGGACAGGGCGAGTTGCCTTATACCGATTTTCAAGCCAATTTGATAATTAATCATCTTTTAATTATCAAGCGTTATGACTAAGTGGTCAGAACTCCGGCCACTAAAAGTGACGCCTGTCAAAATTTGTAAAAACATAATCACCACTAATAATGAAATTACGTTTCAACTATTGAAACGTCTCCTTTTTGAGCTAAAACTGAGCGCGGGTTGATTCGTGCGATTCGGTTTTACTTATCTATCTCCCAACGCATTCGAGTGGCAGGAAAGCGGTTAACGCACCTGCGACGTGGAGCGATGGGATCCCCTGCCGCACCAACCCACAACCAAGGGCATGTGGAACGATAAATGCCCATATCACATTTTTCAAAAACAGGAATATTACTCATGAAATCATTCATTGCACCGATTGCCGCCGGTCTGCTGCTGGCTTTTAGTCAATCCAGTCTGGCTGCGACTGGCGGTTACGCCACCACTTCCGGTGGTAACGTGACAGGGGCTGTCAGCAAAACCGCAGCATCCATGCAGGACATTATCGATATCATCGATGCCGCCAAAGTCGATTCCAAAGGCAAGAAGGTGAAAGGCGGCGCGTACCCGCTGGTCATCACCTATACCGGTAACGAAGACAGCTTGATCAACGCCGCTGCCGCCAACATCTGCGGCCAGTGGAGCAAAGACGCCCGCGGTGTGGAAATCAAAGACTTCACCAAAGGCATCACCATCATCGGCGCCAACGGTTCTTCCGCTAACTTCGGTCTTTGGATCGTGAACTCCTCCGACGTGGTAGTGCGCAACATGCGTATCGGCTACCTGCCGGGCGGTGCCCAGGATGGCGATATGTTCCGTATCGACAACTCGCCGAACGTCTGGCTGGACCATAACGAACTGTTTGCCGCCAACCACGAGTGTGATGGCACCAAAGACGGCGACACCACGTTCGAATCCGCCTTTGACATCAAGAAAGGCGCAACTTACGTCACCATTTCCTACAACAACATCCACGGCGTGAAGAAAGTCGGTCTGGCAGGGTTCAGCTCCTCTGACAGCGCCGAACGCAACATCACTTACCACCACAACATCTACAACGACGTCAACGCCCGCCTGCCGTTGCAGCGCGGCGGCAACGTACACGCCTACAACAACCTGTACACCAACATCACCAGCTCTGGTCTGAACGTACGTCAGAACGGCAAGGCGCTGATCGAAAACAACTGGTTCGAAAACGCGGTCAACCCGGTGACGTCTCGTTACGACGGCAGCAATTTCGGTACCTGGGTGCTGAAAAACAACAACATCACCAAACCGGCTGATTTCGCCACCTACAACATCACCTGGACGGCGGATACCAAGGCTTACGTGAACGCAGACAGCTGGACTTCCACCGGCACTTACCCGGCTGTGACCTACAGCTACAGCCCGGTCAGCGCGCAGTGCGTGAAGGACAAACTGGCTAGCTACGCCGGCGTCGGTAAAAACCTGGCCGAGCTGACCAGCGCTGCCTGTAAATAATCGGTTCTCATCAGCCACGCTGATGCCTGGAACCCCCATCCGTCCGGCAAGCCCGGACGGATGGCGGAACGACTATAGAGCGGGAGAGCGACATTCGCTCGCCCGCTTTTTTATCTAGCCGTGTCCCACCGTGACAGGACACGATCCGGCATATGGAGCAAGCCATTATGAAACATACCCTTCTGTTTGCTTTACTGTTCAGCACCAGCGTCCTGACCGTTCAGGCCGCCAGCACCGCCGCCCCCGACCTGAAAGGATTCGGAACCGAGACGGTCGCCGGCAGCGGCGGAAAAATCATCCGCGTGACTACGCTGGACTCCGGCGGCGCCGGTTCGCTGCGTGAAGCGCTGGCCACCAAAGGCCCGCGTATTATCGTGTTTGAAGTCGGCGGTATTATCGACCTGGACGAAAAAGATATCCGGCTCGCCGAGCCCTACGTCACTATCGCCGGCCAGACCGCGCCATCGCCGGGCATCACGCTGGTCAAGGGCGGCATGATGATCACCACCCATGACGTACTGGTGCAACATATCCGTTTCCGCATCGGCGATAACGGCCACGCCAAGAAGAGCGGCTTTGAAAAAGACGTGTCGCTCTACGGACCAAACGCCTACAACGTGGTGGTGGACCACTGCAGCTTTGCCTGGGGCACCGACGAAAACCTGTCGGTTTCCGGGCCGCGTTACGACGGCCCATCCGGCACGGCTCATAACGTCACCTTCTCCAATAACATCATTGCGGAAGGCCTGTACGACTCCAGCCACTCCAAAGGTATTCACTCGATGGGTACGCTGGTCCACGATAACGTGACCAACGCGGCAATCATCGGCAACCTGTATGCCCACAACAACGAACGCAACCCCTGGTTCAAGGGCGCCACTACCGGTGTGGTAGTCAACAACCTGATCTACAACCCAGGCATCTGGGGTATTCGCATCGGTGCGATACAGAGCGAGTGGGAAGGCCGCTCCCTGCCGGTTAACGCCAAAGTGGCGATCGCCGGTAACGTGATGTATCACGGCGCCAACACCAAGTCCGGTCTGTCGCTGGTCGGCAGCAACACCACCGGCGGCGATGTCTGGATGAGCGACAATCTGGCCTTCGACAAAGCGGGCAAAGCCGTGGCGCAAACCTCCGGCACCGGCATCAACCTGCTGAAATCCGCGCCGGTATGGCCCACCGGGCTGACCGCCATCAGTTCCTCGTCGGTGGCTAATCAGGTAACGCAGCATGCCGGCGCTCGCCCGAAAGATCGCGACGCGGTGGATAAACGCATCGTCAGCGACTTCCAGAAACGCAGCGGTACCTTCGTCAACAGCCAGAGTGAAGTCGGCGGCTATCCGACCGCGACTGCGACCAAGCGCACCCTGACAGTACCAAGTACTAACGTTGACGCCTGGCTGCAGCAAATGGCCAAAGATCTGGAATAACGGTTCATTGAAGTAACGCCTTACCGGCGAATGCCAGTTACGCTACGTGGCTGGCATTTAGCATGTTATCGGCTGGAACATATTATTGTCTTGGTACGAGTTATTGTCTGGTACATGCTATTGGCCGGTACAGGCGCAATAACCGGGCAAGGAAAGGCGTGAGCGGACGCGTAGCGCCGGTTGAAATAAAAAATCCCCTTACCGTTCAACGGCAAGGGGACAGAGTTAACCTCTCATCAGGACATGTCAGGTCAGTAAACGGTTATTTCTTAATGATTTTCGCCGACTGAATCACAATCGGTTTGGAAGGCACGTTCTGATACGGCCCTACATTTTCTGTCTGGACCTGAGAAATCTTGTCAGCCACTTCCATGCCTTTCACCACTTTACCGAATACGGCGTAGCCAAAATCACGCTGGCCGTGATCCAGAAAAGCGTTGTCCGCGACGTTGATGAAGAACTGGCTGGTAGCGCTGTCTTTTTCGCTGGTGCGCGCCATGGAAATGGTACCGCGCAGGTTACGCAGGCCATTGTCCGCTTCATTCTTGACCGGCGGATTGGTGGCTTTCTGTTTCATATCGCTGCTGAAACCACCACCCTGAACCATGAATCCCGGAATGACACGGTGGAAAATGGTGCCGTTGTAAAACCCGCTGTTGACATAATCAACAAAGTTTTTCACGGAAACCGGCGCTTTTTGGTCATCCAGAGCCAGTTCAATGTTGCCCGCAGAGGTGGTCAGCAACACATGGGTGGACGTGGTTGCGGCAAAAGCCGGTGAAAATGCGGTCAGCGAGAGTACGGTTACTACCGCTGCCAATATACGTTTTGACATGAAGAATTCCTTTTGAGGATCAACGACAGAAAGCGTACCGATTTTAAATAGCCACACCTTTCTGCGCCACCCATTTTACCTTTTTTTACGCGATCCCGACCACCCATTGGCGATAAAAAGAGCACTATTTGCGCTCTTAACCCCCAGATAACCTGTGATGGCGACAATCACGCTCCCCCGGCGCCGTACTCTTGCTACCGGGGGAGGTAAAAACCGTCAAAAGGAAGACGTCCGAAACGTCTTGTCAGTGCTTGCTCAGTGTATGGGCATCAATCCAGTCAAAGTTAATGTCTTCGCCCAAACCGGGACGCTGCGACAAATGGACATACCCTTCTTCATCCATCGGGTCGACCAGCGTATTCAGATAGGCCGCCGGTTCGTCATAGTTC
The DNA window shown above is from Dickeya dadantii NCPPB 898 and carries:
- the pelB gene encoding pectate lyase PelB, with the translated sequence MKSFIAPIAAGLLLAFSQSSLAATGGYATTSGGNVTGAVSKTAASMQDIIDIIDAAKVDSKGKKVKGGAYPLVITYTGNEDSLINAAAANICGQWSKDARGVEIKDFTKGITIIGANGSSANFGLWIVNSSDVVVRNMRIGYLPGGAQDGDMFRIDNSPNVWLDHNELFAANHECDGTKDGDTTFESAFDIKKGATYVTISYNNIHGVKKVGLAGFSSSDSAERNITYHHNIYNDVNARLPLQRGGNVHAYNNLYTNITSSGLNVRQNGKALIENNWFENAVNPVTSRYDGSNFGTWVLKNNNITKPADFATYNITWTADTKAYVNADSWTSTGTYPAVTYSYSPVSAQCVKDKLASYAGVGKNLAELTSAACK
- the pelC gene encoding pectate lyase PelC, with the protein product MKSLITPITAGLLLALSQPLLAATDTGGYAVTAGGNVTGAVSKTATSMQDIVDIIAAARLDANGKKVKGGAYPLVITYTGNEDSLINAAAANICGQWSKDARGVEIKEFTKGITIIGANGSSANFGIWIKKSSDVVVQNMRIGYLPGGAKDGDMVRVDDSPNVWVDHNELFAANHECDGTPDGDTTFEAAVDIKGASDYVTVSYNYIHGVKKVGLDGSSNSDTGRNITYHHNRYNDVNARLPLQRGGLVHAYNNLYSNVTSSGLNVRQNGQALIESNWFENAVNPVTSRYDGKNFGTWVLKNNNITKPADFSTYSITWTADTKAYVNADSWTSTGTFPTVAYSYSPVSAQCVKDNLANYAGVGKNLATLTSAACK
- the ppiA gene encoding peptidylprolyl isomerase A yields the protein MSKRILAAVVTVLSLTAFSPAFAATTSTHVLLTTSAGNIELALDDQKAPVSVKNFVDYVNSGFYNGTIFHRVIPGFMVQGGGFSSDMKQKATNPPVKNEADNGLRNLRGTISMARTSEKDSATSQFFINVADNAFLDHGQRDFGYAVFGKVVKGMEVADKISQVQTENVGPYQNVPSKPIVIQSAKIIKK
- the pelZ gene encoding pectate lyase PelZ encodes the protein MKHTLLFALLFSTSVLTVQAASTAAPDLKGFGTETVAGSGGKIIRVTTLDSGGAGSLREALATKGPRIIVFEVGGIIDLDEKDIRLAEPYVTIAGQTAPSPGITLVKGGMMITTHDVLVQHIRFRIGDNGHAKKSGFEKDVSLYGPNAYNVVVDHCSFAWGTDENLSVSGPRYDGPSGTAHNVTFSNNIIAEGLYDSSHSKGIHSMGTLVHDNVTNAAIIGNLYAHNNERNPWFKGATTGVVVNNLIYNPGIWGIRIGAIQSEWEGRSLPVNAKVAIAGNVMYHGANTKSGLSLVGSNTTGGDVWMSDNLAFDKAGKAVAQTSGTGINLLKSAPVWPTGLTAISSSSVANQVTQHAGARPKDRDAVDKRIVSDFQKRSGTFVNSQSEVGGYPTATATKRTLTVPSTNVDAWLQQMAKDLE